A window of Fibrobacter sp. UWB11 contains these coding sequences:
- a CDS encoding T9SS type A sorting domain-containing protein has translation MKTKRLSFVTAACAAALCSTSFAYTISGTVSDDNGQAIKDVDVSLLKEGKTAKTDSQGKFTIHEDEEEVAIHPAYKNSVGYVNINNGILSYSQSSTSPVQVKIYNSLGNQVFEKKLQGSGTYDLSKGLNAKGTYFAQVSVGNAKQNFKFTTEGNYGSSFGTASALMKDAQKGEAIQFVATDYDTLTIALNTLDTTLNVKLTKTVPPAPTFKFGYALKNEPTPSKGCGTTSKLQKTKSVENGDRFEMRVGSDNREYFITLPKNYDNKKPYKLLFAMHCMGSNAEDFVHHYADQDHPSPYYGQQKLDTEGNYIFVSPRGDTDGMPWSVSSDKDHKFINQLLTTLEENYCIDTSRVFMTGFSFGAMVTNSMAQDMQDRLRAVAVYATADYNIYLPKNKGLPIAWMAVHGKNDGTCQYNRARDSALKRILKNNGKADAEGNFTDASAEKPKEVGGSGHLCYDFTTVDERFPVKFCSWNGQHQWTAYDNGNWQNTWVPQEVHKFFEQF, from the coding sequence ATGAAAACGAAACGTCTTTCGTTCGTTACTGCAGCATGCGCTGCAGCTTTATGTTCCACATCATTTGCTTACACCATCAGCGGAACGGTTTCCGACGATAATGGCCAGGCCATCAAGGATGTCGATGTCAGCCTGCTTAAAGAAGGCAAGACTGCAAAAACTGATAGCCAGGGCAAATTCACCATCCACGAAGACGAAGAAGAGGTGGCAATCCACCCGGCTTACAAGAACTCCGTCGGATACGTCAATATCAACAACGGGATCCTTTCTTACTCCCAGAGCAGCACTTCTCCAGTCCAGGTGAAGATTTACAACTCCCTCGGCAACCAGGTTTTCGAAAAGAAGTTGCAGGGTTCCGGCACGTATGACTTGAGCAAGGGCCTCAACGCCAAGGGAACCTATTTTGCACAGGTCTCCGTCGGCAACGCAAAACAGAATTTCAAGTTCACGACCGAAGGCAACTACGGCAGTTCTTTCGGTACGGCTAGCGCTCTCATGAAGGACGCTCAGAAGGGCGAAGCCATCCAGTTTGTCGCAACAGACTACGACACGCTCACCATCGCGCTCAATACGCTTGACACGACTCTCAACGTGAAGCTCACGAAGACCGTGCCTCCGGCACCGACATTCAAATTCGGTTACGCATTGAAGAACGAACCGACCCCGAGTAAGGGCTGCGGCACGACATCAAAGTTGCAGAAGACCAAGAGCGTCGAAAACGGCGACCGCTTCGAAATGAGAGTCGGTAGCGACAACCGCGAATACTTCATCACGCTACCGAAGAACTACGACAACAAGAAACCTTACAAGTTGCTCTTCGCCATGCACTGCATGGGCTCTAACGCCGAAGACTTCGTCCACCACTATGCGGACCAGGACCATCCGTCTCCGTACTACGGCCAGCAGAAACTCGACACCGAAGGCAACTATATCTTCGTTTCTCCGCGTGGCGATACCGACGGCATGCCGTGGAGCGTATCTAGCGACAAGGACCACAAGTTCATCAACCAGTTGCTTACGACTCTCGAAGAAAACTACTGCATTGACACCAGCCGCGTGTTCATGACGGGCTTCAGCTTCGGCGCCATGGTCACGAACTCCATGGCCCAGGATATGCAAGACCGCCTCCGTGCAGTCGCAGTCTATGCAACCGCCGACTACAACATCTACCTGCCGAAGAACAAGGGCCTGCCTATCGCCTGGATGGCCGTCCATGGCAAGAATGACGGCACCTGCCAGTACAACCGCGCTCGTGACAGTGCACTCAAGCGCATTCTCAAAAACAACGGCAAGGCCGATGCAGAAGGCAACTTCACCGATGCCAGCGCCGAGAAGCCCAAGGAAGTCGGCGGCAGCGGCCACCTCTGCTACGACTTCACAACAGTCGACGAACGCTTCCCGGTCAAGTTCTGCAGCTGGAACGGTCAGCACCAGTGGACAGCCTACGACAACGGCAACTGGCAGAATACCTGGGTTCCTCAGGAAGTCCACAAATTCTTCGAACAGTTCTAA